The DNA region AATCACCTTTAATTTTATTTAAATATAATTCTTAAATCATTTACGAAAAAAAGGATGTTACTATGGCAGATAATCTAATCCCACCAAAAGAACGCATAAATATAGTTTATAAAACTAAGACAAATGACCAAGAGGCTGATGTAGAGCTTCCATTAAAACTTATGGTAGTTGCAAATTTAACTGGTGAAAACCAAACTCCACTTGAAGATCGTGAAGTGATTTCTATCAATAAAATAAATTTTGATCAGGTTATGAAAAGCTTAGATATTCATACAAATTTCTCTGTAAAAAATAAGCTAAATTCTAATAATGAAGATTTAAATATTGATCTTGATTTTGAGAGCATCCATGATTTTAATCCAGACAATATTATAAATCAAATTCCTGAGCTAAAAAAACTCTTACAGCTTAGAAAAGCTTTAGTTGCACTAAAAGGTCCTATGGGCAATATGCCTGATTTTAGAAAAGCGGTTTTAGAAGCTATAAAAGATGAAGATAGTAGAAAACGACTTCTTTTAGAGATTAAAGACGAACAAGATAAGGAATAAAAATGTCTGAAACTAAAGTTAAAACTCCTATCATTGAAAGCATAATGCAAAGGAGTAAATATTCAAAAGATGACGAGAGTTATAGTGTTGTAAAGCAAGGAGTTGCTGAGTTTATTTCAAATATAATAACAACAAATAATGCTGAAGATAAAATAAATAAGCTCGCACTTGATGAGATGATAGCCCACATTGATACCCTTTTATCTGCTCAAATGGATGAAATTTTACACAATAAATCTTTTCAAGAGCTAGAATCAACTTGGCGTGGAATTAGATTTTTGGTTGAGAGAACAAATTTTAATGAAAATGTAAAAATTGATCTTTTAGACGCCACAAAAGAAGAAATTTTAGATGATTTTGAAAATAATCTAGATATAACTCAAAGTACACTTTATAAACAAATTTATTCAGCTGAATATGGACAATTTGGTGGTGAGCCAGTTGGTGCGATAGTGGCTGATTATGAGCTAGATAAATCAAATCAAGATATGACTTTTTTAAATAAAATGTCATCAATTGCTGCAATGAGCCATTCGCCGCTTCTTACATCTCTTTCTGCTAAATTTTTCGGACTTGATAATTTTGGTGAGCTTGAAAATATAAAAGATCTAAAAAGCATGCTAGAAGGCCCACAATATACAAGGTGGAGAACTTTTAGAGAAAATGAAGATGCAAAATACACAGGATGTATGGTAAATAGATTTCTTACAAGATCTCCTTATGTGCCAGAAGATAACCCTATAAAGAGCTTTAATTATAGAGAAACTGTAAATAATCACGATGATATGCTTTGGGGCAATGGAGCTTATGCGTTTGCTACAAGGCTTACAGATAGTTTTGCTGATTATAGATGGTGCGGCAATATCATTGGACCAAAAGGTGGCGGTGCTGTAAAGGATCTTCCAACTTATACTTACGAAAATTATGGAAGCGTTCAAACAAAAATTCCAACCGAAGTTTTGATCACAGATAGAAGAGAATTTGAACTTTCAGAAAATGGATTTATCGCTCTTACTTTAAGAAGAGATAGCAATAACGCTGCATTTTTCTCTGCTAACTCTGCACTAAAGCCTAAAATTTTCCCAAATACTCCAGAAGGTAAAGCTGCTGAGACAAATTTCAGGCTCGGAACTCAACTACCTTATGTGTTCTTGATCTCTCGTTTGGCTCATTATCTAAAAGTACTTCAAAGAGAAGAGATAGGTACATGGAAAGAGCGTAGTGATGTTGAGCGCGGCTTAAATGAATGGCTAAGGCAATACATCTCAGATCAGGAAAATCCACCAGCAGATGTTAGAAGTAGAAGACCATTTAGAAGCGCAAAAGTAATCGTCAGTGATATAGCTGGCGAGCCTGGATGGTACAAAATAGAGCTTTTGGCTAGACCTCACTTTAAATTTATGGGAGCAAATTTCGAGCTTTCTTTGGTCGGA from Campylobacter concisus includes:
- the tssB gene encoding type VI secretion system contractile sheath small subunit; this encodes MADNLIPPKERINIVYKTKTNDQEADVELPLKLMVVANLTGENQTPLEDREVISINKINFDQVMKSLDIHTNFSVKNKLNSNNEDLNIDLDFESIHDFNPDNIINQIPELKKLLQLRKALVALKGPMGNMPDFRKAVLEAIKDEDSRKRLLLEIKDEQDKE
- the tssC gene encoding type VI secretion system contractile sheath large subunit; this translates as MSETKVKTPIIESIMQRSKYSKDDESYSVVKQGVAEFISNIITTNNAEDKINKLALDEMIAHIDTLLSAQMDEILHNKSFQELESTWRGIRFLVERTNFNENVKIDLLDATKEEILDDFENNLDITQSTLYKQIYSAEYGQFGGEPVGAIVADYELDKSNQDMTFLNKMSSIAAMSHSPLLTSLSAKFFGLDNFGELENIKDLKSMLEGPQYTRWRTFRENEDAKYTGCMVNRFLTRSPYVPEDNPIKSFNYRETVNNHDDMLWGNGAYAFATRLTDSFADYRWCGNIIGPKGGGAVKDLPTYTYENYGSVQTKIPTEVLITDRREFELSENGFIALTLRRDSNNAAFFSANSALKPKIFPNTPEGKAAETNFRLGTQLPYVFLISRLAHYLKVLQREEIGTWKERSDVERGLNEWLRQYISDQENPPADVRSRRPFRSAKVIVSDIAGEPGWYKIELLARPHFKFMGANFELSLVGKLDKE